A region from the Malus domestica chromosome 07, GDT2T_hap1 genome encodes:
- the LOC103440670 gene encoding zinc finger CCCH domain-containing protein 40-like, translating into MAHRLLRNVEADGWERSDFPIICESCLGDNPYVRMTRADYDKECKICTRPFTVFRWRPGRDARFKKSEICQTCSKLKNVCQVCLLDLEYGLPVQVRDTALAISSDDAIPKSDVNREFFAEEHDRKARAGIDYESSYGKARPSDTILKLQRTTPYYKRNRAHVCSFYIRGECTRGAECPYRHEMPITGELSQQNIKDRYYGVNDPVAMKLLNKAGEMPSLEPPEDGSIRTLYVGGLDARISEQDLRDQFYAHGEIESVRMVLQRACAFVTYTTREGAEKAAEELSNKLVVKGLRLKLMWGRPQAPKQESEGMVEARQQAVAHSGLLPRAVISQQQNQSQDPAAPVHYYNMPPPPSQERSFYPSMDPQRMGALIPSKEGAPSGATGSGERSSASERQQHGQHYAFQNMAQPHNQYRQQFYPPPYGYMPPPAPQYQQHPLQYNSAVPPPPSLPMNQQYQNSATPGPAPSGSTSSGSAPSSSGPSESTPSGSGSAPTGSSAQ; encoded by the exons ATGGCACACAGGTTGCTTAGGAATGTGGAGGCGGATGGTTGGGAACGATCAGATTTTCCCATCATCTGTGAGTCATGCTTGGGCGACAATCCCTACGTACGGATGACACGAGCTGATTATGACAAGGAGTGCAAGATTTGCACGCGTCCGTTCACAGTTTTCAGGTGGAGGCCTGGTCGTGATGCGCGATTTAAGAAGTCGGAGATTTGCCAGACATGCAGTAAGTTGAAAAACGTTTGTCAAGTTTGCCTCTTGGATCTGGAATACGGTTTGCCAGTTCAGGTTCGAGATACTGCTCTAGCCATCAGTTCTGATGATGCCATTCCAAAGAGTGATGTAAATAGGGAGTTTTTCGCCGAGGAGCACGACCGTAAG GCTAGAGCTGGTATAGATTACGAATCTTCATATGGAAAGGCACGGCCCAGTGACACTATTCTGAAGCTTCAAAGAACAACGCCCTATTACAAAAGGAACAGAGCACATGTCTGCAGTTTTTACATTCGTGGTGAGTGCACAAGAGGTGCTGAGTGCCCTTACAGACACGAGATGCCCATAACCGGGGAGTTGTCGCAGCAAAACATCAAAGATCGTTACTATGG AGTCAATGATCCAGTGGCAATGAAGCTTCTTAACAAAGCTGGAGAGATGCCCTCCTTGGAACCTCCTGAGGATGGAAGCATAAGAACCTTATATGTGGGTGGGCTTGATGCGAGAATTTCTGAGCAGGATTTGAGGGATCAGTTTTATGCTCATGGTGAAATAGAATCTGTTAGGATGGTACTTCAACGAGCATGTGCGTTTGTAACCTACACAACAAGAGAAGGTGCAGAAAAGGCTGCAGAAGAACTCTCTAACAAACTGGTAGTAAAGGGTTTGAGGTTAAAGTTAATGTGGGGTAGGCCCCAAGCACCAAAACAGGAATCAGAGGGCATGGTTGAAGCGAGGCAGCAGGCGGTGGCTCATAGTGGTTTGTTGCCTCGAGCAGTCATATCTCAACAACAGAACCAATCACAAGACCCAGCTGCGCCTGTGCACTACTACAACATGCCGCCTCCACCTTCACAGGAGAGATCATTCTATCCGTCCATGGATCCTCAAAGAATGGGTGCCCTTATTCCATCCAAGGAAGGGGCTCCTAGTGGGGCCACAGGGTCAGGAGAGCGCAGTTCTGCTTCAGAGAGGCAGCAACATGGTCAGCATTATGCTTTTCAGAACATGGCTCAACCACATAACCAATATCGTCAGCAGTTTTATCCTCCTCCATATGGGTATATGCCTCCACCAGCACCACAGTACCAGCAACACCCTCTGCAATATAATTCTGCAGTGCCGCCGCCACCATCCTTGCCAATGAACCAACAGTATCAGAATTCTGCAACACCAGGGCCAGCACCCTCAGGTTCTACGTCCTCGGGATCTGCACCTTCAAGTTCTGGACCTTCGGAATCTACTCCATCTGGATCTGGGTCTGCACCAACGGGTTCTTCAGCGCAGTAA